A genome region from Mammaliicoccus sp. Marseille-Q6498 includes the following:
- a CDS encoding glutamine amidotransferase, protein MSSIKIFHFMPDKLNLYGDIGNIIALKKRANWRNIDVEVVDITDTENLSLDECDIFFIGGGSDREQSLATEQLKKIKTQLKNAIEDGMPTLTICGGYQFLGSEYVTPDGTRLEGLNILNIYTESKKERLTGDIVIESETFGQIVGFENHGGRTYHDYPTLGRVVNGFGNNENDKKEGIHYKNLLGTYLHGPILPKNHEITDYLLKQACERKGIEFAPEQLDNTVEESAKQAIIHRLLKEK, encoded by the coding sequence ATGTCATCTATAAAGATATTCCATTTCATGCCTGATAAATTAAATCTTTACGGAGATATAGGGAATATTATTGCGCTTAAAAAACGTGCAAATTGGCGTAATATCGATGTAGAAGTAGTAGATATTACGGATACAGAAAATTTAAGTTTAGATGAATGTGACATTTTCTTTATAGGTGGTGGCAGTGATAGAGAGCAAAGCCTTGCTACAGAACAATTAAAGAAAATTAAAACACAACTTAAAAATGCAATTGAAGACGGTATGCCGACTTTAACAATATGTGGAGGGTACCAATTTTTAGGTTCAGAATATGTAACACCAGACGGTACAAGATTAGAAGGATTGAATATCCTCAATATTTATACTGAATCAAAAAAAGAAAGATTAACAGGTGATATTGTTATAGAGTCTGAAACATTCGGACAAATTGTTGGTTTTGAAAATCATGGCGGTAGAACGTATCATGACTATCCAACACTTGGAAGAGTCGTTAATGGATTTGGTAATAATGAAAATGACAAAAAAGAAGGTATACATTACAAAAACCTTCTAGGAACGTATTTACATGGACCAATATTGCCGAAAAATCACGAAATTACAGATTACTTATTGAAACAAGCGTGTGAAAGAAAAGGAATTGAATTCGCACCAGAACAATTAGATAATACTGTAGAAGAATCAGCAAAACAAGCAATAATTCATAGATTATTAAAAGAAAAATAA
- a CDS encoding aromatic acid exporter family protein, whose translation MRENWLTKIIGARIIKTGLATFLTGLICMTLNLNPIFAVITSIVTIEPTAKASLKKAYVRFPASVIGALIAVISTYFFGESPLSFSLAATVTILVCYQLKLMDGMLVAAITAVAMVPVIHEAFVYNFVSRLATTTIGLATAGIVNFIILPPKYISQIEDINKTMEQKILEIYIHRLKELLLGEYESSISIKNMTSIQQSATKIEQLIKYQKEEYDYHRTKKESKSYIRKVEMSYHTNRLLNAHLLNLIYLPEDTRIIFTEKERLAILNLIKSYKHLFEHQELIRHKKAASTLKNSVKGIDEFDDNQIKSHIIYEILMINKIINNRYLKKTVKED comes from the coding sequence ATGAGAGAAAATTGGTTAACTAAAATTATCGGCGCAAGAATTATAAAGACAGGATTGGCTACTTTTTTAACAGGATTAATTTGTATGACACTTAATTTAAATCCTATTTTTGCGGTCATCACTTCTATCGTAACGATTGAACCTACTGCAAAAGCATCACTCAAAAAAGCGTATGTTCGTTTTCCCGCTTCAGTAATAGGTGCTTTAATAGCAGTTATAAGTACTTATTTCTTTGGAGAATCACCTCTTAGCTTCTCACTAGCAGCAACTGTTACCATATTGGTCTGTTACCAATTAAAATTAATGGATGGCATGCTCGTAGCCGCAATTACAGCTGTAGCAATGGTACCTGTTATACATGAAGCGTTCGTTTATAACTTTGTATCAAGATTAGCGACAACTACAATCGGATTAGCGACAGCCGGAATTGTTAATTTTATTATTTTACCGCCTAAATACATTAGCCAAATTGAAGATATTAATAAAACAATGGAACAGAAAATTTTAGAAATATACATTCATCGTTTAAAAGAACTTTTGCTTGGAGAATATGAATCAAGCATTTCAATAAAGAATATGACCTCCATTCAACAATCAGCAACTAAAATTGAACAGCTTATTAAATATCAAAAAGAAGAATACGACTATCATAGAACTAAAAAGGAATCCAAATCATACATACGAAAAGTAGAAATGTCTTACCATACAAACCGATTACTTAATGCACATTTATTAAATTTAATTTATTTACCTGAAGATACGAGAATTATATTTACTGAAAAAGAAAGATTAGCAATTCTCAATCTAATCAAATCTTACAAACATCTCTTTGAACATCAAGAATTAATTAGACATAAAAAAGCAGCCTCAACACTTAAAAATAGTGTCAAAGGCATAGACGAATTCGATGATAACCAAATTAAAAGTCATATTATATACGAAATACTAATGATCAATAAAATTATAAACAATCGATACCTTAAAAAAACTGTAAAAGAAGATTAA
- the map gene encoding type I methionyl aminopeptidase: protein MIIRNNEELEGLKEIGKICAIIRDELKEATKPGITTKELDNIAKARFEELEAESAPIAEYDFPGYTCISVNEEVAHGIPGKRVIKEGDIVNIDVSARKNGYYADTGISFVVGEADDPKKQLVVDVALMAFEEAMKKVKPGAKLSQIGRAVNSTARKNGLKVIKNLTGHGVGLSLHDSPQHVMNYYDPLEKQLLKEGMVLAVEPFISSNATIVSDGKNDWAFETKDKSYVAQIEHTIVVTNEGPLLLTKLED, encoded by the coding sequence ATGATAATTCGAAATAATGAAGAACTTGAAGGCCTAAAAGAAATAGGTAAGATTTGCGCAATTATTCGAGATGAATTAAAAGAAGCAACTAAACCCGGAATTACAACTAAAGAGTTGGATAATATTGCAAAAGCTAGATTCGAGGAATTAGAAGCAGAATCAGCACCAATTGCAGAATATGATTTTCCTGGTTATACATGTATAAGTGTAAATGAAGAAGTTGCACATGGTATTCCTGGTAAACGCGTTATAAAAGAAGGCGACATTGTAAATATCGATGTTTCTGCACGAAAAAATGGTTATTACGCTGATACAGGTATTTCATTTGTTGTCGGTGAAGCTGATGATCCGAAAAAACAATTAGTCGTTGATGTTGCGTTAATGGCTTTTGAAGAAGCAATGAAAAAAGTTAAACCAGGTGCTAAATTATCTCAAATCGGTAGAGCCGTTAATTCTACAGCACGAAAAAATGGTTTAAAAGTCATTAAAAATTTAACTGGTCACGGTGTAGGACTATCATTACACGATTCACCACAACATGTAATGAATTACTACGATCCATTAGAAAAACAACTTCTTAAAGAAGGTATGGTTTTAGCAGTTGAACCATTTATTTCATCAAACGCTACAATCGTAAGCGACGGTAAAAATGATTGGGCATTTGAAACAAAAGATAAAAGCTATGTAGCACAAATTGAACATACAATTGTCGTTACAAATGAAGGACCATTATTATTAACTAAATTAGAAGATTAA
- the liaF gene encoding cell wall-active antibiotics response protein LiaF, translating into MKNKFISTELLIIFSILILLSNIYYIFFEKIGLLLVVIMGMIFIYVGYLYFHKLRGLIIFWIGAILLIYALLSNPYMLAILFLFLIFLVIRYVIYRKKPLKVEHVEITSNDNINESFIKQRWFSPQKTPHYIYKWEDIQIQQVIGDIELDLSLAANLTESNVIVIRQLIGKTQIIVPYNYHVNVHVSALFGRLYMDNQVYRIKNETVHYETNSHKNSFKVNIFFSTIMGDVEVIYR; encoded by the coding sequence TTGAAGAATAAATTTATATCAACAGAATTATTAATTATATTTTCGATTTTAATTTTGTTGTCGAACATTTACTATATCTTCTTTGAAAAAATAGGACTATTGCTTGTCGTTATAATGGGCATGATTTTTATATATGTAGGATATTTATATTTTCATAAGTTACGTGGATTGATTATATTTTGGATAGGCGCGATATTATTAATTTATGCGTTATTATCTAATCCGTATATGCTTGCTATTTTATTTTTATTTTTAATTTTCTTAGTTATACGGTACGTCATCTACAGAAAGAAACCTTTAAAGGTGGAACATGTTGAAATAACATCGAATGATAATATAAATGAATCATTTATAAAACAGCGATGGTTTTCTCCTCAAAAAACACCACATTACATTTATAAGTGGGAAGATATTCAAATTCAACAAGTAATAGGAGATATAGAATTAGATTTATCTTTAGCTGCCAATTTAACAGAAAGCAACGTTATTGTGATTAGGCAATTGATTGGGAAGACACAAATTATCGTGCCTTATAACTATCATGTGAATGTACATGTTTCTGCACTGTTCGGCAGATTATATATGGATAATCAAGTATACAGAATCAAAAATGAAACAGTTCACTATGAAACGAATAGTCATAAAAACAGCTTTAAAGTAAATATATTTTTCTCAACAATCATGGGAGATGTTGAGGTGATATACCGATGA
- a CDS encoding sensor histidine kinase codes for MNNYTRIIGSMLVLVYTVVFILFFLDRIFINIIYFQGLFYTQIMGIPAFLFVNIVVILLCIIIGSAVAYKINQQHHWIKDQLERSFQGEMLGVNNHEIDLHKETLEIYQTLIPLHEELYTLRLKSQKIINESYQMQDSVVKKIIEDERQRLARELHDSVSQQLFAASMMLSAIKSTELTEQLSKQVDLLEKMIQDSQLEMRALLLHLRPLGLKNKSLGEGIKDLVVDLKQKIPMKVVYDIEDIEIEKGTEDHLFRITQEAISNTLRHSNGTKLSIELIETSDYVILRIQDDGVGFDTSNRDPQSYGLNTMNERALEIGATLNIISMPESGTRIEVKVPNNKEEQHDN; via the coding sequence ATGAATAATTACACTAGAATAATCGGTTCTATGTTAGTACTCGTTTATACAGTCGTGTTTATATTATTCTTTTTAGATCGGATATTTATAAATATTATTTACTTCCAAGGGCTATTTTATACTCAAATTATGGGTATACCTGCATTTTTATTTGTCAATATAGTCGTAATATTACTGTGTATCATTATCGGTTCAGCTGTAGCGTATAAAATTAACCAACAACATCATTGGATTAAAGATCAACTAGAAAGATCTTTTCAAGGTGAAATGTTAGGTGTAAATAATCATGAAATTGATTTACACAAAGAAACTTTAGAAATTTATCAAACACTTATTCCGTTACATGAAGAACTTTATACGTTACGCTTAAAATCACAAAAAATTATTAACGAATCCTACCAAATGCAAGATTCTGTCGTAAAGAAAATTATTGAAGATGAAAGACAACGTTTAGCAAGAGAATTACATGATTCCGTAAGCCAACAACTCTTTGCTGCAAGTATGATGCTATCTGCAATTAAATCTACAGAACTTACTGAACAGTTATCAAAACAAGTAGATTTATTAGAAAAAATGATTCAAGATTCACAACTAGAAATGAGAGCATTGTTATTACACTTAAGACCTTTAGGACTTAAAAATAAATCACTAGGTGAAGGCATTAAAGACTTAGTAGTTGATTTAAAACAAAAAATCCCTATGAAAGTCGTTTATGATATAGAAGATATAGAAATTGAAAAAGGTACAGAAGATCATCTTTTCAGGATTACACAAGAAGCGATTTCTAATACTTTACGCCACTCAAATGGTACAAAGTTATCAATAGAGCTCATTGAAACGAGTGATTATGTTATATTACGTATTCAAGACGATGGGGTAGGATTTGATACTTCAAATAGAGACCCTCAAAGTTATGGTCTTAATACAATGAATGAACGTGCATTAGAAATTGGCGCGACACTTAATATTATTTCAATGCCTGAATCGGGAACGCGAATTGAAGTTAAGGTACCAAATAATAAGGAGGAACAACATGACAATTAG
- a CDS encoding response regulator transcription factor, whose product MTIRVLFVDDHEMVRIGISSYLSTQVDISVVGEAASGREGIQKAEELEPDVILMDLVMDDMNGIEATQHIKKHQPRVKIVMLTSFIEDNEVYQALDAGVDSYILKTNSADDIANAIRKTYNKESVFEAEVLVKMRNRMNQKAELFEMLTEREMEILLLIAKGYSNQEIASASHITIKTVKTHVSNILSKLEVQDRTQAVIYAFQHNLIS is encoded by the coding sequence ATGACAATTAGAGTGTTATTCGTAGATGACCATGAAATGGTTCGAATAGGTATTTCAAGTTATTTATCAACACAAGTAGATATTTCAGTAGTTGGGGAAGCGGCTTCAGGTAGAGAAGGCATTCAAAAAGCAGAAGAACTAGAACCAGACGTTATACTTATGGATTTAGTGATGGATGATATGAATGGAATTGAAGCAACACAACATATAAAAAAGCATCAACCAAGAGTGAAAATTGTTATGTTAACGAGCTTTATAGAAGATAATGAAGTATATCAAGCATTAGATGCAGGCGTTGATAGTTATATTTTAAAGACAAACTCTGCAGATGATATAGCAAATGCTATACGTAAAACTTATAATAAAGAATCTGTATTTGAAGCAGAAGTTCTCGTTAAAATGCGTAATAGAATGAATCAAAAAGCAGAACTATTCGAAATGCTTACAGAAAGAGAAATGGAAATACTATTATTAATTGCAAAAGGTTATTCAAACCAAGAAATTGCAAGTGCTTCTCATATTACAATTAAAACTGTTAAAACACATGTGAGTAATATATTAAGTAAATTAGAAGTACAAGACAGAACACAAGCTGTTATATATGCATTCCAACATAATTTAATATCTTAA
- a CDS encoding carbonic anhydrase, which produces MPLLNDILNFNASFLDKKEFENFVTTKKPDAKAVLLTCMDTRLTELSTRALGFKNGDVKVVKNAGATISHPYGSTVRSLFVAIYALGAEEIIIMGHKDCGMGNLDVDTVIETMKNRGITEETLNTIQNSGIDIQQFLRGFDDVTQNVKSNIQTIYNHPLFDKSVPIHGLVIDPHDGSLELIHNGYEDINQ; this is translated from the coding sequence ATGCCTCTATTGAATGATATTTTAAACTTTAATGCTTCATTTTTGGATAAAAAAGAATTTGAGAACTTTGTCACTACGAAAAAACCTGATGCTAAAGCAGTATTATTAACATGTATGGATACAAGACTTACAGAGTTATCCACTCGTGCTTTAGGCTTTAAAAACGGCGATGTAAAAGTAGTTAAAAATGCCGGTGCGACTATTTCACACCCATACGGTTCCACAGTTCGTAGTTTATTCGTTGCAATATACGCACTAGGTGCAGAAGAAATTATCATTATGGGACATAAAGATTGCGGAATGGGTAATTTAGATGTCGATACAGTAATAGAAACAATGAAAAATCGTGGTATAACCGAAGAAACTTTGAATACAATACAAAATTCAGGTATCGATATACAACAATTTTTAAGAGGATTTGATGATGTTACACAAAACGTAAAATCAAACATCCAAACAATATATAATCATCCACTATTTGATAAATCAGTTCCAATACATGGTCTAGTTATAGATCCACATGACGGTTCATTAGAACTGATACACAATGGATACGAAGATATTAATCAATAA
- a CDS encoding YihY/virulence factor BrkB family protein, translating to MGKDKSSSKFLTQAKNFKEEQKKSIKKEHYIPPQRFNSKEAKKDNQIFFVSKINKPAKYTKDGNILSTLIYRIGKDNATGLAAQLSYYFLLALFPTLIFVLTLIPLSQVDPDSITKMISQGAPGDTATLITGIIDDVMSNGGGGLFSIGLIAALWSASNGMTALMNAFNVAYDVEDGRNAIVLKLMSVFFTVIMVVVFGLALALPIFGEQIGNLLFGPLGLESEFRWVFSLIKVVLPLIVTFIVFITLYAIAPNIKIKVMSVIPGAAFTTIAWLGSSALFGLYVNNFANYSKTYGSIGGIIILMLWLFLTGLIIIIGAEINAILHQKKMLKNGSPDEQAFNNITENGEMTNASIE from the coding sequence ATGGGAAAAGATAAATCTAGCTCAAAGTTCTTAACACAAGCTAAAAACTTTAAAGAAGAACAAAAAAAATCAATAAAAAAAGAGCATTACATACCACCACAAAGATTTAACTCTAAAGAAGCCAAAAAAGACAACCAAATCTTTTTCGTTTCTAAAATTAATAAACCTGCAAAATATACTAAAGATGGAAATATTCTTTCAACGTTAATTTACAGAATTGGTAAAGATAATGCTACAGGGTTAGCTGCTCAGCTTTCATACTATTTCTTATTAGCATTATTCCCTACTCTAATTTTTGTATTAACTTTAATTCCACTTTCCCAAGTGGATCCGGATTCCATTACAAAAATGATTTCTCAAGGTGCACCTGGTGATACAGCAACACTTATTACAGGCATAATTGATGACGTCATGAGTAACGGAGGCGGCGGACTATTTTCAATTGGTTTAATTGCTGCATTGTGGTCTGCATCAAATGGTATGACTGCTTTAATGAATGCATTCAATGTCGCATATGATGTCGAAGATGGACGTAATGCAATCGTCTTAAAACTTATGAGTGTATTCTTCACTGTAATCATGGTAGTCGTATTCGGTTTAGCACTTGCCCTACCAATATTCGGTGAACAAATAGGTAACTTATTGTTCGGTCCACTAGGATTAGAATCTGAATTCCGTTGGGTATTTAGCTTAATTAAAGTTGTACTTCCATTAATTGTTACATTTATTGTATTTATCACTCTTTATGCTATTGCACCTAACATTAAAATTAAAGTGATGTCCGTAATACCTGGTGCTGCTTTCACAACAATTGCTTGGTTAGGATCAAGTGCATTATTCGGTTTATATGTAAATAATTTTGCAAACTATTCTAAAACTTACGGTAGTATCGGTGGTATCATCATCCTAATGCTTTGGTTATTCCTTACTGGTTTAATCATTATCATTGGCGCTGAGATTAACGCTATTCTACACCAAAAGAAAATGCTTAAAAACGGTTCACCCGATGAACAAGCATTCAACAACATTACAGAAAATGGTGAAATGACTAATGCCTCTATTGAATGA
- a CDS encoding YtxH domain-containing protein: MQNKLVPAILIGGTIGAIVALADKNTRQSLSGQVQNIKEGNTSRGPSKINQLKDEVLYWKDVVEEIRRKNPELEQSLKDAKDTFVDKKNERKISGPTHS; the protein is encoded by the coding sequence ATGCAAAACAAATTAGTTCCTGCAATATTAATAGGCGGTACAATTGGTGCAATTGTAGCTTTAGCTGACAAAAATACACGCCAATCATTATCTGGCCAAGTTCAAAACATTAAAGAAGGTAACACTTCAAGAGGACCATCTAAAATTAACCAACTTAAAGATGAAGTACTTTACTGGAAAGATGTAGTAGAAGAAATTCGCCGCAAAAATCCAGAATTAGAACAATCTTTAAAAGACGCTAAAGATACTTTCGTAGACAAAAAGAACGAAAGAAAAATCTCAGGCCCAACACATTCTTAA
- a CDS encoding PH domain-containing protein, which produces MAVQEILSWTLFDQVAVPDDINQYLVAGEEAYSAFRTYRDTAVFTNKRIIIRDAQGITGKKIETYSIPYNIIHMWSTENAGKLLDLNGEITLWTRVGKLKIKISEHLDMMPFEQLLSKAVL; this is translated from the coding sequence ATGGCTGTACAAGAAATTTTATCGTGGACTTTGTTTGATCAAGTAGCTGTACCAGATGATATTAATCAATACCTTGTTGCTGGTGAAGAGGCCTATAGTGCTTTTAGAACTTATAGAGATACTGCAGTTTTCACAAATAAACGTATTATCATCCGTGATGCACAAGGTATAACTGGTAAGAAGATTGAAACTTATTCTATACCATATAATATCATTCATATGTGGTCTACTGAAAATGCAGGTAAACTTTTAGATTTAAATGGAGAAATTACATTATGGACAAGAGTCGGTAAATTAAAAATTAAAATCAGTGAACATTTAGATATGATGCCTTTTGAACAATTATTATCAAAGGCTGTTTTATAA
- a CDS encoding DUF1128 domain-containing protein: MTESIEQMVDDLKGKLRLVNTSVLNKDAIPEEKKDELKDIHTMVMSRKNISPSEMSAITQALGDLRK; the protein is encoded by the coding sequence ATGACTGAATCAATTGAACAAATGGTAGATGATTTAAAAGGCAAGTTGAGACTTGTAAATACGAGTGTGTTAAATAAAGATGCAATTCCTGAAGAAAAGAAAGACGAATTGAAAGATATTCATACTATGGTAATGTCTAGAAAAAATATTTCACCAAGTGAAATGTCGGCAATCACACAAGCTTTAGGAGATTTGAGAAAATAA
- a CDS encoding aminopeptidase — MNFEGQLQKYAELLVKVALNVQKGEPVYIQASIDSSELVRLVVEEAYKVGAQDIKVNYGDDRLQQLKFQYESEEFFSNVKQYVVDERMDYLNRKAAFLSIVSASPENLKDADPKKISTAMAANGKALKDYMIAVQSDQMSWCVAAYPSVGWAKLMFPDLNDEDAKNKLLEVILKTVRVDQEDPIKAWEEHDKLLHEKATYLNNKKYKALHYKSEGTDLTIELPTGQYWSGASSVNSKGNSFVANMPTEEVFTAPHKNGVNGTVKNTLPLSYAGNIIDDFSITFKDGEVVDYKAGKGEEILKSILETDDGAKRLGEVALVPVDSPISNMNTLFYNTLFDENASCHVALGSAYAFCIDGGKDMTPEELAESGLNDSTTHVDFMIGSKALSIDGILENGETEPVFRNGNWAF, encoded by the coding sequence ATGAACTTCGAAGGACAATTACAAAAATACGCAGAACTTTTAGTTAAAGTTGCATTAAATGTACAAAAAGGTGAGCCAGTTTATATTCAAGCATCTATAGATTCAAGTGAATTGGTACGATTAGTTGTAGAAGAGGCATACAAAGTTGGTGCCCAAGATATCAAAGTGAACTATGGTGATGATAGATTACAACAATTAAAATTCCAATATGAATCAGAAGAATTTTTCAGTAACGTAAAACAATATGTTGTAGATGAAAGAATGGATTACCTGAATAGAAAAGCAGCTTTCTTATCAATTGTTTCTGCAAGCCCTGAAAATTTAAAAGACGCAGATCCGAAAAAAATTAGCACAGCAATGGCTGCTAACGGCAAAGCGCTTAAAGATTATATGATAGCTGTACAAAGTGACCAAATGAGTTGGTGTGTTGCAGCTTATCCATCAGTAGGTTGGGCGAAGTTGATGTTCCCAGACTTAAATGATGAAGATGCAAAAAACAAACTATTAGAGGTTATTTTAAAAACAGTGAGAGTGGATCAAGAAGATCCAATTAAAGCTTGGGAAGAACATGATAAATTACTTCATGAAAAAGCTACATATTTAAATAATAAAAAATACAAAGCGCTTCATTATAAATCAGAAGGTACAGATTTAACAATTGAATTACCAACTGGTCAATATTGGAGTGGTGCAAGTTCTGTAAACTCTAAAGGTAATTCATTTGTAGCAAATATGCCTACAGAAGAAGTGTTTACAGCTCCACATAAAAATGGTGTAAACGGTACTGTGAAAAATACATTACCTTTAAGTTACGCTGGTAATATAATCGATGACTTTTCAATTACTTTTAAAGACGGTGAAGTTGTAGATTATAAAGCAGGTAAAGGTGAAGAAATTTTAAAAAGTATTTTAGAAACGGATGATGGTGCTAAGAGACTTGGAGAAGTTGCACTCGTGCCAGTAGATTCTCCAATTTCAAATATGAATACATTATTCTATAATACGCTATTTGATGAAAATGCTTCATGTCACGTTGCATTAGGTTCAGCTTATGCATTTTGTATTGATGGCGGAAAAGATATGACGCCAGAAGAATTAGCTGAAAGTGGCTTGAATGATTCTACAACACACGTTGATTTTATGATTGGTAGTAAAGCATTATCTATTGATGGCATTTTAGAAAATGGTGAAACAGAACCGGTGTTTAGAAACGGTAATTGGGCATTTTAA
- a CDS encoding acyl-CoA thioesterase has translation MDSRKPMKESRSIKSIQVFPEDTNHHNTMFGGNLMAEIDEIAAIAAMRHSGNSVVTASTDSVDFLKPIRTGEVVSLVSFVTHAGTSSMEICVKVISEDIINRQKHLAAYSFLTFVALDIEGNKAKVPAIYPETEDEKWFYETAKERVQLRHDRRHESKKTMDFMSTKLYI, from the coding sequence ATGGATAGCAGAAAGCCAATGAAAGAATCTAGAAGCATCAAATCAATACAAGTATTTCCAGAAGATACAAATCACCATAATACAATGTTTGGTGGAAATTTAATGGCAGAAATCGATGAAATAGCAGCTATTGCAGCTATGAGACATAGCGGTAATTCTGTCGTAACAGCATCAACAGATTCAGTAGACTTCTTAAAACCAATTAGAACTGGAGAAGTCGTATCTTTAGTATCATTTGTGACGCACGCAGGTACATCATCAATGGAAATTTGTGTGAAAGTCATTAGTGAAGATATTATTAATCGTCAAAAACATTTAGCTGCGTATAGCTTTTTAACTTTTGTAGCATTAGATATCGAAGGAAATAAAGCAAAAGTTCCAGCTATATATCCAGAAACTGAAGATGAAAAATGGTTTTATGAAACGGCAAAAGAACGCGTTCAACTTCGTCATGATAGAAGACATGAAAGTAAAAAAACGATGGACTTTATGTCTACGAAATTATATATATAA
- the yfkAB gene encoding radical SAM/CxCxxxxC motif protein YfkAB: MIYDLKSPISIMHDPWESYNDIEEHGSLQLSNIEFTTTTLCNMRCAHCAVGYTLQLRDPDTLPMDLILKRLDEVPNLKTISITGGEPMFSKKSIRETVTPLLKYAHKRGIYTQMNSNLTLPLDRYLEIAEYIDVMHISHNWGTIDEFSEVGFHVMDKKPPLKARYKLYEQMIQNSATLSEQGMFVSAETMLNQSTKPHLKKIHNEIVQDMKCSRHEIHPMYPSDFASQLNIMSLDEMKETIHDILEFRHEDIWMLFGTLPFYPCFLNESDQNLLSALHNAKNVSLRNDPDGRSRLNVNVFSGDVIVTDFGDETGSIANIKTDKLQDVYETWMNSSLAKSLNCHCPKVKCLGPNLLVKDMYYKDVDFKANERRMNQM, encoded by the coding sequence ATGATATATGACTTAAAAAGTCCTATCTCAATAATGCACGACCCTTGGGAGTCGTATAATGATATAGAAGAACACGGTTCATTGCAACTTAGTAATATAGAATTTACAACAACAACTTTGTGTAATATGAGATGTGCACACTGCGCTGTAGGATATACACTACAATTACGAGATCCAGACACATTGCCTATGGATTTAATTTTAAAAAGATTAGATGAAGTGCCAAACTTAAAGACCATTTCAATAACTGGCGGAGAACCAATGTTCAGTAAAAAGTCTATTAGAGAAACGGTTACCCCACTTTTAAAATATGCGCATAAACGAGGCATATACACGCAAATGAATTCTAATTTAACATTGCCATTAGATCGTTATTTAGAAATCGCAGAATATATCGATGTTATGCACATTTCTCACAACTGGGGAACGATAGATGAATTTAGCGAAGTCGGATTCCATGTTATGGACAAAAAACCACCGCTAAAAGCAAGATACAAATTATATGAACAAATGATACAAAATTCAGCTACCCTATCAGAACAAGGCATGTTCGTATCTGCAGAAACGATGTTAAACCAAAGTACGAAACCACATTTAAAGAAAATTCATAATGAAATCGTACAAGATATGAAATGCAGCCGTCATGAGATTCACCCGATGTATCCATCAGACTTTGCAAGTCAACTCAATATAATGTCATTAGATGAAATGAAAGAAACGATACACGATATTCTTGAATTCAGACATGAAGACATTTGGATGTTATTTGGAACATTACCTTTTTATCCTTGCTTCTTAAATGAATCAGATCAAAACTTACTTTCAGCATTACATAACGCAAAAAACGTTTCACTAAGAAATGACCCAGACGGAAGAAGTCGCTTAAACGTAAATGTATTTTCAGGAGATGTTATCGTAACTGATTTCGGAGACGAAACAGGATCAATCGCTAATATTAAAACTGATAAATTACAAGACGTATATGAAACTTGGATGAACTCATCACTTGCAAAATCATTAAATTGTCATTGCCCTAAAGTAAAATGCTTAGGACCAAACCTACTCGTAAAAGATATGTACTATAAAGATGTAGACTTTAAAGCAAACGAAAGAAGAATGAATCAAATGTAA